The proteins below come from a single Prosthecobacter fusiformis genomic window:
- a CDS encoding sulfatase family protein — MLHTARSALLSLAVVFTLLRAAAGQGVEAAPNHLLIITTDDMSCDSVGAFGSKLAGITPHMDALAARGMRFAQAHVVVGNCMPSRNVMWSGRYPHHNGIEGFRSLPKEAVKYPVLGDLMKAGGWFTGIRGKVDHSTPYAPFPWDIVLDTDAAGGKVHPKDAPSYGATLKQGMAAAKQAGKPFCLMLNVSDPHKPFYAEGKGGKTVPDEHVPSRVYTPEEVPVPGFLHDDPVIRKELAHYYSSVRRADDAVGAILTALKESGEEERTVILFLSDHGMPLPFAKTQLYHHSSRTPLMVVWPGVTKPGSVDEAHLISTVDLLPTLLEITGQPLPEGLDGRSFAPLLKGETQTGRDIVYKSYHENSGGQITPMRAVQTKDFLYLFNPWSNGTRVMGGATVGTATASQMRVLARTDETVAARMELFDHRRPEEAYDVRYDADALTNLIDLPAHAAQVTALEKAMEEIMIRTGDPLLEVFQKRHDSAFREAFMETVGKKTVTRQDRKKMKGSNKKGGRKKGQEKTDDE, encoded by the coding sequence ATGCTCCACACTGCCCGCTCCGCACTTTTGTCACTCGCTGTTGTTTTCACCCTGCTCAGGGCTGCTGCTGGCCAGGGGGTGGAGGCAGCGCCTAACCATCTTTTGATCATCACCACGGATGACATGAGCTGTGATTCCGTGGGGGCTTTTGGCAGCAAGCTGGCGGGCATCACGCCGCACATGGATGCGCTGGCGGCACGCGGCATGCGCTTCGCCCAGGCGCATGTGGTGGTGGGAAATTGCATGCCCTCGCGCAATGTCATGTGGTCTGGCAGATACCCGCATCACAACGGCATCGAAGGCTTCCGCTCATTGCCGAAGGAAGCGGTGAAGTATCCCGTGCTGGGAGATCTGATGAAGGCAGGGGGATGGTTCACGGGCATCCGCGGAAAGGTGGACCACTCCACCCCCTATGCCCCCTTTCCCTGGGACATCGTGCTGGATACGGATGCGGCGGGCGGCAAGGTGCACCCGAAGGATGCACCCTCCTATGGGGCCACGCTGAAGCAGGGCATGGCCGCCGCCAAGCAGGCGGGGAAACCCTTCTGCCTCATGCTCAATGTCTCAGACCCGCACAAGCCTTTTTATGCGGAAGGCAAGGGCGGTAAAACGGTGCCGGATGAGCATGTGCCCTCCCGTGTTTATACCCCGGAGGAGGTGCCTGTGCCCGGCTTCCTGCATGACGATCCCGTCATTCGCAAGGAGCTGGCGCATTACTACTCCTCCGTGCGCCGGGCGGATGATGCCGTGGGTGCCATCCTGACCGCGCTGAAGGAATCCGGTGAGGAGGAGCGCACCGTCATCCTCTTTCTTTCCGACCACGGCATGCCGCTGCCCTTTGCCAAAACGCAGCTTTATCATCACAGCTCGCGCACGCCCCTGATGGTCGTCTGGCCCGGCGTGACAAAACCCGGCAGTGTGGATGAAGCGCACCTGATCTCCACCGTGGACCTGCTGCCCACCCTGCTGGAGATCACCGGCCAGCCGCTGCCGGAGGGGCTGGATGGCCGCTCCTTTGCCCCGCTGCTGAAGGGGGAAACGCAGACGGGACGGGACATCGTTTACAAATCCTATCACGAAAATTCCGGTGGCCAGATCACCCCCATGCGCGCTGTGCAGACGAAGGATTTCCTCTATCTTTTTAACCCCTGGTCCAACGGCACCCGCGTGATGGGCGGTGCCACCGTGGGCACCGCCACGGCCAGCCAGATGCGCGTGCTGGCGCGCACGGATGAGACCGTGGCGGCACGCATGGAGCTCTTCGACCATCGCCGCCCGGAGGAGGCCTACGATGTGCGCTATGATGCCGATGCCCTGACCAACCTCATCGACCTGCCCGCCCACGCCGCCCAGGTGACCGCACTGGAAAAGGCCATGGAAGAAATCATGATCCGCACCGGCGATCCCCTGCTGGAGGTCTTTCAGAAACGCCACGACAGCGCCTTTCGCGAGGCCTTCATGGAAACCGTCGGAAAGAAAACCGTCACACGCCAGGACCGCAAGAAGATGAAAGGTTCTAACAAAAAGGGTGGTCGGAAAAAGGGCCAGGAAAAAACCGACGACGAGTAG
- a CDS encoding porin, giving the protein MTVPSPLQRLSLLLLLLALLLSPAHPGSAGEAPPTFLSATLTAPSPRGDPLENLGRLYKNDANDYLQELWLLGRYHGHYHWSQGSAGEDEGHEVRRFRLGAQAQLLHKLTLHAQMLSGSDLNPFYNGFTELWVQWGFTPKIALTLGQQKHRFSHDRNISSRYIHYLERSMLTNMFAADYTPAATLQGKIGPVTYYTGLFSNATSRQIDEAFTQFDSGYSYLAAAYINLGHRLRTETAHLHLTALHSQANENATNLNRFDNGLSTALILTQGSAALVTELTAGLGSDEGDAYGLNIQPSYYLTDNLQLALRYQIAASNGPLGLQAQSRYETPAGLPRGDLYQAGYIGLNYHIAKHRLKLMTGLEYATMGGESVWTASTMIRFFFGPHSSGPYPMNQILHGHFLD; this is encoded by the coding sequence ATGACCGTACCGTCCCCCCTTCAGCGGCTCAGCCTGCTGCTGCTGCTGCTCGCCCTCCTCCTCAGCCCTGCGCATCCCGGCAGCGCCGGAGAAGCGCCCCCCACATTTCTCAGCGCCACACTCACCGCCCCCAGTCCCCGGGGAGACCCCTTGGAAAACCTCGGCCGCCTTTACAAAAACGACGCCAACGACTACCTCCAAGAGCTCTGGCTCCTCGGCCGCTACCACGGCCACTACCACTGGAGCCAAGGCAGCGCCGGCGAAGACGAAGGCCACGAAGTCCGCCGCTTCCGCCTCGGCGCCCAGGCCCAGCTCCTGCACAAGCTCACCCTCCACGCCCAGATGCTCAGCGGCAGCGACCTGAACCCCTTTTACAACGGCTTCACCGAGCTCTGGGTCCAGTGGGGCTTCACCCCTAAGATCGCCCTCACCCTCGGCCAGCAAAAACACCGCTTCAGCCACGACCGCAACATCTCCAGCCGCTACATCCATTACCTGGAGCGCAGCATGCTCACCAACATGTTCGCGGCCGACTACACCCCCGCCGCCACCCTCCAGGGAAAGATCGGCCCCGTCACCTACTACACCGGCCTCTTCAGCAACGCCACCAGCCGCCAGATCGACGAAGCCTTCACCCAGTTCGATTCCGGCTACAGCTACCTCGCCGCCGCCTACATCAACCTCGGCCACCGCCTCCGCACCGAGACCGCCCACCTCCACCTCACCGCCCTCCACAGCCAGGCCAACGAAAACGCCACCAACCTCAACCGCTTCGACAACGGCCTCTCCACCGCCCTCATCCTCACCCAAGGCTCCGCCGCCCTCGTCACCGAGCTCACCGCCGGCCTCGGCAGCGACGAAGGCGACGCCTACGGCCTCAACATCCAGCCCAGCTACTACCTCACCGACAACCTCCAGCTCGCCCTCCGATACCAGATTGCCGCCTCCAACGGCCCCCTCGGCCTCCAAGCCCAGAGCCGGTATGAAACCCCCGCCGGCCTCCCCCGTGGGGATCTTTACCAGGCCGGCTACATCGGCCTCAACTACCACATCGCCAAGCACCGGCTCAAGCTCATGACCGGCCTCGAATACGCCACCATGGGAGGCGAAAGCGTCTGGACCGCCAGCACCATGATCCGCTTCTTCTTCGGCCCCCACTCCAGCGGCCCCTACCCCATGAACCAAATCCTCCACGGCCACTTCCTCGATTGA
- a CDS encoding SEL1-like repeat protein, with amino-acid sequence MAEMLFHVARKGVKLGMMSWDEVVAALREGRLEGADLCWQDGMSAWERLDGVFAKSGAVPPPLPLGAVGEASSSGADGDGGVVASPDRAGADEGGALKGESAFPMGRGFFEQSPVPDGVGEMGRPALPVGMGGVPAGTGALRSMGLGDVGMGRLALAGGILVMSLVGLVVAVGWFLQPVAPMGAGAEVESAGAPGAPGAEGAPGTTKSVGDSGAGGKGSAAEAESLYAKAQVLRQERAAGGHEVPFYGEEGLRLLRAAAEMGHGPALRQVGLCAMNADGMKRDAALAVSFFKRAAEAGDALGQCLYGGALRDGRTVPVDRAQARMWLEKALASGEAAGEAEVQLALFWLRPGAVGDLPEAVRLLRLAAERGHVKARAHLGWCLVKGLGTAADVPAGVAMLQSAAQQGGGAAQYLLASCYGHGLGVTKDVAAAEEWCRKAAAGGYEAAMVEYGNILETGPLTAGKGFTEAAGWYRLAAEMGWPAGLWNLGRMHAAGLGVREDVAEAERLFTQAAEGGLPAAMTWLGVACLEGKGRPVDVLAARGWLEKAAAAVYGPALLRLGRMQAAGQGGEVDLPAAMLSWQAAADLGEAEAWYELGLCWRVGRGGRVDAAQALTCFQMAGELRHGESWFQAARMQGRGEGCERDLGKVRDFLKKAALRDHGRAQLQLGLMHLRGVGGPVDAKEGRYWLEMAAKSGLPAAMGHLGGLMVEEMPYGKRSEEGLAWLEKAVAAGDATGQYHLGEYKMGASSFIEKDERRGIELLKMAVAQDLPEAMLKLGIYHSLGMGLPKDEVEAVRLYRRAAEAGLASAQGQYACNLMEGEGVPVNKEEALQWMLRAGRQGDPYGVTQLGFIYQEGDVVPKNDAEALRWIRKAAYSGDAGAQCQLARYYLLGKLGLKKDSAAAVKWLEKGVAQNNAESLTLMAVCYMDGLGVKKDAARALELIRAAAERGDSLGQALYGEKIYLGKTGPLTDERKVEALKWLMLASQYDTSSYAQNLGVVKKALTKAQVAEAEARVKSFRMILDRGIQEPMTDPERPVPDPDQVETERLLWEVIEKAGEKVE; translated from the coding sequence ATGGCTGAGATGCTTTTTCATGTGGCCCGCAAGGGGGTGAAGCTGGGAATGATGTCCTGGGACGAGGTGGTGGCGGCGTTGCGGGAGGGGCGGCTGGAGGGGGCGGATCTTTGCTGGCAGGATGGGATGTCGGCCTGGGAGAGGCTGGATGGGGTGTTTGCTAAATCTGGCGCGGTGCCGCCGCCTTTGCCTCTGGGGGCAGTGGGTGAGGCGTCGTCGTCGGGTGCGGATGGGGATGGTGGGGTGGTGGCGTCGCCGGACCGGGCGGGGGCGGATGAGGGTGGGGCTTTGAAAGGGGAGTCGGCGTTTCCGATGGGGCGGGGTTTTTTTGAGCAGTCGCCTGTGCCGGATGGGGTGGGGGAGATGGGGCGGCCTGCTTTGCCGGTGGGGATGGGGGGTGTGCCTGCGGGGACTGGGGCGCTGCGGAGTATGGGGCTGGGGGACGTGGGGATGGGGCGGCTGGCTTTGGCGGGGGGGATTTTGGTGATGTCCCTGGTGGGGCTGGTGGTGGCGGTGGGGTGGTTCTTACAACCGGTGGCGCCGATGGGGGCGGGGGCTGAGGTGGAGTCGGCGGGTGCACCTGGGGCTCCAGGGGCGGAGGGTGCGCCTGGGACGACAAAATCGGTGGGTGATTCGGGGGCTGGGGGGAAGGGATCGGCTGCGGAGGCGGAGTCGCTTTATGCGAAGGCGCAGGTGCTGCGGCAGGAGCGGGCGGCGGGTGGGCACGAGGTGCCGTTTTACGGGGAGGAGGGGCTGCGGCTGCTGCGGGCTGCGGCGGAGATGGGCCATGGCCCGGCGCTGCGGCAGGTGGGGCTGTGCGCGATGAATGCGGATGGGATGAAGCGGGATGCGGCGCTGGCGGTGAGCTTTTTTAAACGGGCGGCGGAGGCGGGGGATGCGCTGGGGCAGTGCCTGTATGGGGGGGCTTTGCGGGATGGGCGGACGGTGCCGGTGGATCGTGCCCAGGCGCGGATGTGGCTGGAGAAGGCGCTGGCCTCTGGCGAGGCGGCGGGGGAAGCGGAGGTGCAACTGGCGCTTTTTTGGTTGCGACCGGGGGCGGTGGGTGATCTGCCGGAGGCGGTACGGCTGCTGCGCCTGGCGGCGGAGCGCGGGCATGTGAAGGCGCGGGCGCACCTGGGCTGGTGCCTGGTGAAGGGGCTGGGCACGGCGGCGGATGTGCCTGCGGGCGTGGCCATGCTGCAGTCGGCGGCGCAGCAGGGCGGTGGGGCGGCGCAGTATCTGCTGGCCAGCTGCTATGGCCATGGCCTGGGGGTGACGAAGGATGTGGCGGCGGCGGAGGAGTGGTGCCGGAAAGCGGCTGCCGGGGGGTATGAGGCGGCGATGGTGGAGTATGGGAACATCCTGGAAACGGGGCCGCTGACGGCGGGGAAGGGGTTTACGGAGGCGGCGGGCTGGTATCGCCTGGCGGCGGAGATGGGCTGGCCAGCGGGCCTGTGGAATTTGGGCCGGATGCATGCGGCTGGCCTGGGCGTGCGCGAGGATGTTGCGGAGGCGGAGCGGCTTTTTACCCAGGCGGCGGAGGGCGGGCTGCCTGCGGCGATGACGTGGCTGGGCGTGGCCTGCCTGGAGGGAAAAGGGCGGCCGGTGGACGTGCTGGCGGCACGTGGCTGGCTGGAAAAGGCGGCAGCGGCAGTGTATGGCCCGGCCCTGCTGCGGCTGGGGCGCATGCAGGCGGCGGGGCAGGGCGGGGAGGTGGATCTGCCCGCAGCGATGCTGTCCTGGCAGGCGGCGGCGGATCTGGGGGAGGCGGAGGCCTGGTATGAACTGGGCCTGTGCTGGCGGGTGGGGCGTGGGGGCCGGGTGGATGCGGCGCAGGCGCTGACCTGCTTCCAGATGGCCGGGGAGCTGCGGCATGGGGAATCGTGGTTCCAGGCGGCGCGCATGCAGGGGCGCGGGGAGGGCTGCGAGCGTGACCTGGGGAAGGTGCGTGATTTTTTAAAGAAAGCGGCGCTGCGGGACCATGGGCGCGCGCAATTACAACTGGGCCTGATGCACCTGCGGGGGGTGGGTGGTCCGGTGGATGCGAAGGAGGGCCGCTACTGGCTGGAGATGGCGGCGAAGAGCGGGCTGCCTGCGGCCATGGGGCACCTGGGCGGGCTGATGGTGGAGGAGATGCCGTATGGCAAGCGGTCTGAGGAGGGCCTGGCCTGGCTGGAAAAGGCAGTGGCCGCAGGGGATGCCACGGGCCAGTATCACCTGGGGGAATACAAGATGGGTGCCTCCAGCTTTATCGAAAAGGATGAGCGACGCGGGATCGAACTGCTGAAAATGGCGGTGGCCCAGGACCTGCCGGAGGCGATGCTGAAGCTGGGCATTTACCATTCCCTGGGCATGGGCCTGCCGAAGGATGAGGTGGAGGCGGTGCGGCTGTACCGTCGGGCGGCGGAGGCGGGTCTGGCCTCCGCCCAGGGGCAGTATGCCTGCAATCTGATGGAGGGGGAGGGCGTGCCTGTGAACAAGGAGGAGGCGCTGCAGTGGATGCTGCGCGCGGGCCGCCAGGGGGATCCGTATGGGGTGACGCAACTGGGCTTCATTTACCAGGAGGGTGATGTGGTGCCGAAGAATGATGCGGAGGCGCTGCGCTGGATCCGCAAGGCGGCGTACTCTGGGGATGCCGGTGCGCAGTGCCAGCTGGCCCGGTATTACCTGCTGGGAAAACTGGGCCTGAAGAAGGACTCTGCAGCGGCGGTGAAGTGGCTGGAAAAGGGCGTGGCGCAAAACAATGCGGAATCGCTAACGCTGATGGCCGTCTGCTACATGGACGGGCTGGGCGTGAAGAAGGACGCGGCTCGTGCGCTGGAACTGATCCGCGCTGCTGCGGAGCGCGGGGACTCCCTGGGCCAGGCGCTGTATGGGGAAAAGATCTACCTGGGCAAGACCGGCCCGCTGACGGATGAGCGCAAGGTGGAGGCGCTGAAGTGGCTGATGCTGGCCAGCCAGTATGATACGAGCAGCTATGCGCAGAACCTGGGCGTGGTGAAGAAGGCCCTGACGAAAGCGCAGGTGGCGGAGGCGGAGGCACGGGTGAAGAGCTTCCGGATGATCCTGGATCGCGGCATCCAAGAGCCCATGACCGACCCCGAACGCCCCGTGCCGGACCCAGACCAGGTGGAGACCGAGCGCCTGCTGTGGGAAGTCATCGAAAAGGCCGGGGAGAAGGTGGAGTGA